In the Enterobacter cloacae subsp. cloacae ATCC 13047 genome, CCAGTGAATTACGCCAGACGCAGCAGGATCGCACCGGCTGCAATACCCAACGCGGCAGCGATACGCAGACCGGCAACCTTTTCTTTTAAAAGCACAAATGCGATCAGCGCACCGAAGAGTATGGAGGTTTCACGTAGCGCAGCGACAACCGCCAGCGGAGCCTGCGTCATCGCCCATAAGGCCAGGCCATACGAGCCCATGGTTCCCACCCCACCGAGCAACCCCTTTTTCCAGTGCAAACGCAGGTAGCTGGAAGCTTCGCGGCGTCGCGCCACCATTGCCCAGCACAGCAGGCAGAAGCCGTTCATAAAGAAGGTCCACAGCGTATAGCCCAGCGCGGTATCCGATAAACGTACGCCCGTTCCGTCCACCAGCGTATAGCCGGCGATAAAGCAGGCGTTCAGCAGTGCCAGCCAGATCCCTTTGCGGGACTGCAATCGGCCATTCATCGCCATCGCGAGGATCGACAGGCAGATCACCCCGATGCCCGCCCAGGCGAGCCAGGAGAGGCTATCCCCGAGCACCAGCACGCTGATCAGCGCCACCAGCAGTGGGGCTGTTCCGCGCATCAGCGGATAGGTCTGGCTCATGTCTGAGACCTGATACGTCTTCGCCACCAGTACCGTGTACACCACCTGCAGCGCGCAGGAGACCACTAAAAATGGCCAGCTGGCTACGGAGGGTTGAGGAGAAAATGGCAATAAAACCAGTGCAATGAGCGTGGCGGAGCCGCTAACGCTGATCGCCGAGTAAAGCTTATCCGTTCCGGCTTTGACAATGGCGTTCCAGCTGGCGTGCAGCAGTGCGGCGAACAGCAAAATACAGAAAACGGAGAGGGTCATGGCGTCTTTGGCGGTGAATTGTCACTCAACTGTAACATTCACGACCTGATGTCGCCAGCCAGCTACACCGCGCAAAAGAGACGATGGGTAACCCGTGGCTCGTCTGACACCAGCCTGAAGCCTGCCCGACGGTAGAAGCCGCAGGCCGTATCGGGTGCATGGGTATTGAGGAAATCAAACCAGATGCTGGCATCGGCCATCACCACCGTTAACAGCTGTTTACCAATGCCCAGACCGCGGCACTTCTCGCTGACATAAAGATGGCGAATACGTCCGGCACGCGGCTGCTGGCTGAACGGATCGCGGTTAAGGCCGCAGACGCCCACCAGCTTGCCGTTTAAAAAGGCACCCAGCAGCTTTTCACCCGGCGCGTTAAAGCGGTTTTCACCACGCTGCCAGTTCTCTTCCAGCCTGCGCAGCATATTGAAATTCGCCGCGATGCTTTCGGCTTTCAGCGCGATATACCCGGGCTCTTCCGGCGTGATGGGTTCAATTAACAGACGCGACATAGCATTCCCTCGTTATTAAAGAGGGGCGGTTGCCCGCCCCTCTCAGGTGCGACTTGAACCTGAATCACCGAAGGTATTTCAGGACAGCATCAAGCAGTTGCAGAACAGCAACAATGAGTTTGAGGATAAGTATCACCATATCCACTACGCTCATACGCGTCTCCTTTTGGTAAAAAGGAGCACGATGCTGGCGTACCTTTCCGCCGCCTGTTGCCAGCATCTCGATTGACGTAACACAGTGTGCTCACTTCAGAGGGTTAAGGCACTGACGGCACCACCCGTTTCAGCCAGGACTTCGTTGCGCCGGTAGAACTGCGGCCCCCTCGCTCACTGCGAACATCCTCAGTATAGATAAATACTGTATGCATGAACAGTATTTTGTGGACAAAATTCGAAACCCATTCCATACTCAAAAACGTCAAAATCCGTGCCGGAATTGCGCGTTCGTCTTCGATCGCATATACTTCGTGCGTTGACGTAACACAGTGTGTTCTGCGGCAACCAACCGCAAAACCCTGAAAAAACCTCGCTCCGGCGGGGTTTTTTGTTTTCTGCTTTCTGTACAGAACGGGATGCCAGTTGATTTATTGACAACGTACCCGGCAGAAATAAGGTACATATTAATGTTTCAGTTAATAATCCTTAAATATAGATTTTTTAAATAAAATTAAGTCTGTTTATTTTTAACGTGAATGAGTATTTAAATAAAATTAACGGATTTGAATTGCCCGGTTTTTCAACGTATATTCATATAACCATAAAAACAGTATGGATACGTTATGCAAGCATCTGATTACTTGAAGATGAAGTTCCAGAGCGACAGGCAGTTAGCTATTTATGGACAACAAGGCGTTGCTGGGACATGGAAAGCATTAAAGGGGATCGGTTCTGATATCTACTCAGGAATGGAGCGTGTTAGTTGGTATTCATCATGCTTAATCCCCAGCTATCACGATGTGTGTGAAGAGTTACTCTCAGAAGAAAAAAGGATGTACCTCTCAATTGTGTCTATTTACCGTTATCGCAATGTAATAGCACACATGCTCTATCTTTATTTTGAAAGCATTATGACTGATTCTGAAAATGGGAATGAAAAAAATCGCGTTCGCAAGACGGATTCAAACGTAACCGGCCTTGTTAACAACATCCCAGCAAGCAAGGCAGCGCGTTTAGCGATAGCATGGACGCTGGCCAAATCCCTTTCGGAATCCGGCTTACTTTCAGAGATCGTCGTCGAACGGCTTGCGCGCCGTGTACCCAATGTTGTTATGGCTCTGCAGCTGATGGGTACGGACCAGAAGTGCGCTCTTGCTGCCCGTCGTCTGAAAGTGTTGGATCCTAATTATTACGCCACCCTTTATGCCGCACAACTGGAGATGCTTTACTACTTTTTTGAACCATTCCTGGCTGAAATCATTAAGAAAGTGCAAACGGGATTCTACAAGGATTTTGATGCTATCTATAACGACTTAAAGGATAAATAGCATGTTTAAGAGTCTGCTATCCATTCTTTTTACAGATGTTTTATTCCCCGTTTATATTTTTGCTTGCGCCTCTTTGTTTCTCTGGCTGGTGCCCAACCACTGGGTATTATTAACATTCATTGCTATCGTCGTATTTATTATTGTTCATCCGATAATTTTCGGCCGCTTTGATAAGTACGATTGAGTTTTATAAAAAGGAGTTTGTATGTCAAATCCGGCTTATTTGTTTCTGACAGATGAAAATGGTTCGCCAATGGTAGGTCCCTGCCTGGTGTCAGGGCGTGAAGGCGCAATTGAACTTAAATCGTTCACTCATAATGTCAATATCCCGGTCGACGGGAATACCGGGAAATTGACGGGCACGCGCATACATATGCCCGTCATGTTCCAGAAGGAATTTGATCGTGTCACTCCGTTTTTATTTCGGGCGTTGAGTACGGGGAGAACGCTTCAGTCAGCCACCATAAAGATGTATCAGATTAATGAGGCTGGTTTAGAGCAGGAGTATTTTAATATCATTATGGAGAATGTAAAAATAACTTCTATTACACCCGATTTGTATCCAGGTGCCAACACCGGAACACACCTCGAAACGGTTCTCATACGCTATGAGAAAATCACCTGGAAACATTGCGACGGAAATGTCATCTATAGTGACGCCTGGAATGAGCGAGCAACATACTAAAACGTGATCCCTGACGCATTTTTGCGCAGATGAAAATATTTCCATTGTCACGCCCGAAAACCTGTGTTTGTATAAATTCAATCAATGATTCCAAACACAGGTCCCCCATGACTGCATCCATGAACACCGCGACCCTACTAAAAACTGCGCAACCAGCCGCAGTGGTCGTCGTGCGTGTGGTGGTGGTCGTCGGCAATGCGCCGTAGGGACTGGATCAACACACGAATCCAAAACCCCGCCGGCGCAAACCGGGCGGGGTTTTTCGTTTAGGACCCCTCCCCGGAAAGTCGGCCCATAAAAGGACTGGAGCATGGCAAGTTCGGGCACAACATCCACCAAGACGCGTTTTACGGGCGCGCAGCTGATTGTTCATTTACTGGAACGACAGGGCATTACCACGGTTGCGGGTATTCCGGGCGGTACGGTGCTGCCGCTGTATGACGCGTTAAGCCAAAGCACGCAGATCCGCCACGTGCTGGCGCGTCACGAGCAGGGAGCGGGTTTTATCGCTCAGGGCATGGCGCGTACGCAGGGTAAACCGGCAGTCTGTATGGCCTGTAGCGGTCCGGGGGCGACCAACCTGGTAACCGCCATCGCCGACGCGCGTCTCGACTCCATTCCGCTGATTTGCATTACCGGCCAGGTGCCGTCCTCAATGATCGG is a window encoding:
- a CDS encoding EamA family transporter, producing the protein MTLSVFCILLFAALLHASWNAIVKAGTDKLYSAISVSGSATLIALVLLPFSPQPSVASWPFLVVSCALQVVYTVLVAKTYQVSDMSQTYPLMRGTAPLLVALISVLVLGDSLSWLAWAGIGVICLSILAMAMNGRLQSRKGIWLALLNACFIAGYTLVDGTGVRLSDTALGYTLWTFFMNGFCLLCWAMVARRREASSYLRLHWKKGLLGGVGTMGSYGLALWAMTQAPLAVVAALRETSILFGALIAFVLLKEKVAGLRIAAALGIAAGAILLRLA
- a CDS encoding GNAT family N-acetyltransferase, giving the protein MSRLLIEPITPEEPGYIALKAESIAANFNMLRRLEENWQRGENRFNAPGEKLLGAFLNGKLVGVCGLNRDPFSQQPRAGRIRHLYVSEKCRGLGIGKQLLTVVMADASIWFDFLNTHAPDTACGFYRRAGFRLVSDEPRVTHRLFCAV
- the tisB gene encoding type I toxin-antitoxin system toxin TisB; amino-acid sequence: MSVVDMVILILKLIVAVLQLLDAVLKYLR
- a CDS encoding Hcp family type VI secretion system effector, giving the protein MSNPAYLFLTDENGSPMVGPCLVSGREGAIELKSFTHNVNIPVDGNTGKLTGTRIHMPVMFQKEFDRVTPFLFRALSTGRTLQSATIKMYQINEAGLEQEYFNIIMENVKITSITPDLYPGANTGTHLETVLIRYEKITWKHCDGNVIYSDAWNERATY
- the ivbL gene encoding ilvB operon leader peptide IvbL, which produces MTASMNTATLLKTAQPAAVVVVRVVVVVGNAP